The proteins below are encoded in one region of Pleuronectes platessa chromosome 12, fPlePla1.1, whole genome shotgun sequence:
- the LOC128453919 gene encoding uncharacterized protein LOC128453919 isoform X2, which produces MTLHLSILLILTGLTGVHNEETSVSKVPVKARGSITIPCLYDPIYRNNVKYLCQGYTFFNCDDVVKKTKTNSSGNVLVCDHKSQSIFTVTIKDLKVMDKHFWCSVKIKNGADDGSYFQLSVTSGLPGLYVDHQEIGGFIGESITISCNYSTAGEIKWCKLGRSCVTGQSGAIDGTIVTIDSGGLNVFHVSMSGLSTGSIGWYLCVKGDLQMPVHVNVTEKPTTTTLATTGLSTGGQKQQSPSIDLKSLIITLSLLIVIVLVTSFIWIMLRKHKQNKPESSAITTCEEEVLYSTVGFKSSDQRLCAETDVDVLYSSVVTTKHKRVKRAKAQDTDVSYSTLALTGQNT; this is translated from the exons ATGACTCTTCATCTCAGTATTCTTCTCATCCTCACTGGACTCACAG GAGTTCACAACGAAGAAACCTCTGTCAGTAAAGTTCCGGTGAAGGCTAGAGGTTCTATCACCATCCCATGTCTCTATGACCCAATCTACAGAAACAACGTCAAGTACTTGTGTCAGGGTTACACTTTTTTCAATTGCGATGatgttgttaaaaaaacaaaaaccaataGTTCAGGAAACGTTTTGGTCTGTGATCACAAATCCCAGAGCATCTTCACTGTAACTATCAAAGATCTAAAGGTCATGGACAAACATTTCTGGTGTAGTGTGAAGATCAAAAATGGAGCAGATGATGGATCGTATTTTCAACTGTCGGTCACCAGTG GTTTGCCTGGTCTTTATGTGGATCATCAGGAAATCGGTGGATTCATTGGAGAGAGTATAACCATCAGTTGTAACTACAGCACTGCTGGAGAAATTAAGTGGTGCAAATTGGGCAGGAGCTGTGTGACAGGGCAGTCGGGAGCAATAGATGGAACAATAGTAACCATAGACTCCGGGGGCCTCAATGTTTTCCATGTGTCTATGAGCGGACTGTCAACAGGAAGCATCGGCTGGTATTTGTGCGTTAAAGGAGACTTGCAGATGCCAGTGCATGTCAATGTTACTGAGAAACCCACCACTA CCACTCTTGCAACAACCGGATTGAGCACTGGAGGCCAAAAACAGCAAAG CCCTTCCATAGACCTAAAGAGCCTCATCATCACTCTGAGTTTGTTGATCGTCATTGTGCTCGTGACCTCGTTCATCTGGATTATGTTGAGAAAGCACA AGCAAAACAAGCCAGAATCATCAGCGATCACAACG tgtgaagaggaagtactGTACTCGACTGTTGGGTTCAAATCATCAGACCAG AGACTATGTGCTGAAACTGACGTGGATGTGTTGTACAGTTCTGTGGTTACCACTAAACACAAAAGAGTAAAACGG GCTAAAGCACAAGATACAGATGTTTCATACAGCACGTTGGCTCTGACCGGCCAAAATACTTGA
- the LOC128453919 gene encoding uncharacterized protein LOC128453919 isoform X1, giving the protein MTLHLSILLILTGLTGVHNEETSVSKVPVKARGSITIPCLYDPIYRNNVKYLCQGYTFFNCDDVVKKTKTNSSGNVLVCDHKSQSIFTVTIKDLKVMDKHFWCSVKIKNGADDGSYFQLSVTSGLPGLYVDHQEIGGFIGESITISCNYSTAGEIKWCKLGRSCVTGQSGAIDGTIVTIDSGGLNVFHVSMSGLSTGSIGWYLCVKGDLQMPVHVNVTEKPTTTTLATTGLSTGGQKQQSPSIDLKSLIITLSLLIVIVLVTSFIWIMLRKHKQNKPESSAITTAEADATYSDVKPQMKTSAKCEEEVLYSTVGFKSSDQRLCAETDVDVLYSSVVTTKHKRVKRAKAQDTDVSYSTLALTGQNT; this is encoded by the exons ATGACTCTTCATCTCAGTATTCTTCTCATCCTCACTGGACTCACAG GAGTTCACAACGAAGAAACCTCTGTCAGTAAAGTTCCGGTGAAGGCTAGAGGTTCTATCACCATCCCATGTCTCTATGACCCAATCTACAGAAACAACGTCAAGTACTTGTGTCAGGGTTACACTTTTTTCAATTGCGATGatgttgttaaaaaaacaaaaaccaataGTTCAGGAAACGTTTTGGTCTGTGATCACAAATCCCAGAGCATCTTCACTGTAACTATCAAAGATCTAAAGGTCATGGACAAACATTTCTGGTGTAGTGTGAAGATCAAAAATGGAGCAGATGATGGATCGTATTTTCAACTGTCGGTCACCAGTG GTTTGCCTGGTCTTTATGTGGATCATCAGGAAATCGGTGGATTCATTGGAGAGAGTATAACCATCAGTTGTAACTACAGCACTGCTGGAGAAATTAAGTGGTGCAAATTGGGCAGGAGCTGTGTGACAGGGCAGTCGGGAGCAATAGATGGAACAATAGTAACCATAGACTCCGGGGGCCTCAATGTTTTCCATGTGTCTATGAGCGGACTGTCAACAGGAAGCATCGGCTGGTATTTGTGCGTTAAAGGAGACTTGCAGATGCCAGTGCATGTCAATGTTACTGAGAAACCCACCACTA CCACTCTTGCAACAACCGGATTGAGCACTGGAGGCCAAAAACAGCAAAG CCCTTCCATAGACCTAAAGAGCCTCATCATCACTCTGAGTTTGTTGATCGTCATTGTGCTCGTGACCTCGTTCATCTGGATTATGTTGAGAAAGCACA AGCAAAACAAGCCAGAATCATCAGCGATCACAACG GCTGAAGCGGATGCAACGTACTCCGATGTCAAACCCCAAATGAAAACTTCAGCGAAG tgtgaagaggaagtactGTACTCGACTGTTGGGTTCAAATCATCAGACCAG AGACTATGTGCTGAAACTGACGTGGATGTGTTGTACAGTTCTGTGGTTACCACTAAACACAAAAGAGTAAAACGG GCTAAAGCACAAGATACAGATGTTTCATACAGCACGTTGGCTCTGACCGGCCAAAATACTTGA
- the polh gene encoding DNA polymerase eta isoform X1, producing the protein MEHGRERVVALVDMDCFYVQVEQRLDAALNNTPCVVAQYKTWKGGSIIAVSYEARAHGVTRNMWVDDAKKLCPDLQVARVRESHGKADLTHYRDASVEVIEVMSRFAVIERASIDEAYMDLTAAVQQRLKDMADKRIEPHLLRATYIQGYPQSSTDLEAAEEDSVLDKEELRSRGLQQWLESLPVLLTGAQSSAEVQLTVGAIIVEEMRAAVEKDTGFSCSAGISHNKVLAKLACGLNKPNRQTVLPLDSVTELFNTLPITKIRNLGGKLGASIKETLGIENMGDLTRFTQDQLGQHFGEKTGQWLYELCRGIDFEAVKPRQLPKSIGCSKNFQGKTSLATKEQVQYWLHQLALELEERLTKDREVNGRVFKQLTVGVRQLGDKKQSSFSRCCALVRYEATKISSDSFAIIKSLNTAGNHQATWAPALTLLHLSASKFSDAPSAGGMAGFLSSDVTSTQSLFSTTQSSTQPTSELKNNSTCKQPGTIQSFFQKVAEKQKLKVMKEEDEEEEEEDDGVSKGISPCSSSSHKTSGTGSQLVTDANSSVSSLSSHSKSDSISPHPGISSFFHKKSLERSLQASAPTLSSTEAEVGPGSVNKEVELEDTVAVLSGLQEKTISEVTFHQTPCEELKDEVDTGPEGDSHPASVAREDLLNCEHCGQDVLVWEMPEHNDYHFALDLQNSLSSSSVGSSSVSASSSASLLRVAAAGTTQSARGKTKNSGQSGPQPKRPRSQSGRTTTLDSFFKKN; encoded by the exons ATGGAGCACGGCAGAGAGCGGGTGGTGGCGCTGGTGGACATGGACTGTTTCTACGTGCAGGTGGAGCAGAGGCTGGACGCCGCTCTGAACAACACTCCCTGTGTGGTGGCCCAGTACAAGACGTGGAAAGGAGGCAG CATTATAGCTGTGAGCTACGAGGCCAGGGCCCATGGGGTCACCAGGAACATGTGGGTGGACGATGCAAAGAAACTGTGCCCAGACCTGCAGGTGGCACGAGTGCGTGAGTCTCACGGCAAGGCAGACCTGACGCA TTACAGGGACGCGAGTGTGGAGGTGATTGAGGTGATGTCTCGCTTTGCTGTGATTGAGAGAGCCAGCATCGATGAGGCCTACATGGATCTGACGGCTGCGGTCCAGCAGCGGCTGAAAGACATGGCCGACAAACGAATAGAGCCTCACCTGCTGAGGGCCACTTACATCCAAGGGTACCCACAAAGCTCAACTGACCTGGAAGCAGCTGAAGAAGATTCTGTGTTAGATAAAG AGGAGCTGAGGTCCAGAGGTCTCCAGCAGTGGCTGGAATCCTTACCTGTTCTCCTGACAGGGGCGCAGAGCTCTGCAGAAGTGCAGCTGACTGTGGGGGCGATCATTGTTGAGGAGATGAGAGCAGCCGTGGAGAAAGATACAGGATTCAGCTGTTCAGCAGGAATATCGCACAATAAG GTACTGGCTAAACTCGCCTGTGGACTGAACAAACCTAACAGACAAACTGTTCTGCCTTTGGACTCTGTAACAGAACTTTTCAACACTTTACCCATCACCAAGAT TCGTAACCTGGGGGGTAAGCTGGGAGCCTCCATTAAAGAAACTCTGGGAATAGAGAACATGGGAGATCTGACTCGCTTCACGCAGGACCAGCTGGGGCAGCACTTTGGAGAAAAAACAGG CCAGTGGTTGTATGAGTTGTGTCGGGGGATTGATTTCGAAGCAGTGAAACCCAGACAGCTTCCCAAGTCCATCGGCTGCAGTAAAAACTTCCAAGGGAAAACATCACTGGCCACGAAAGAGCAA GTACAGTACTGGCTTCATCAACTGGCTCTTGAGCTGGAGGAGCGGCTGACCAAGGACAGAGAAGTG AACGGGCGAGTGTTTAAGCAGCTGACAGTGGGTGTACGTCAGCTCGGGGATAAGAAGCAGAGCAGCTTCTCTCGCTGTTGTGCTTTAGTGCGCTACGAAGCAACCAAAATTTCTAGTGACAGCTTTGCCATAATCAAGAGcctgaacacagcaggaaaccaCCAGGCCACATG GGCTCCAGCTCTCACCCTGCTACACCTTTCTGCGAGCAAATTCAGTGATGCTCCATCAGCAGGGGGGATGGCTGGTTTCCTTTCCAGTGATGTCACCTCGACCCAGAGCCTCTTCTCCACCACTCAGTCCTCCACCCAGCCGACCTCGGAACTGAAGAATAACTCGACATGCAAACAACCCGGCACCATTCAGTCCTTCTTTCAAAAGGTGGCTGAGAAACAAAAACTGAAGGTGatgaaagaagaagatgaggaggaggaggaggaagatgatggagTCTCCAAAGGAATTTCCccatgttcctcctcctctcataaAACATCTGGAACTGGTAGTCAGTTGGTGACAGATGCCAATAGCTCAGTTTCGTCACTTTCATCTCACTCTAAAAGCGATTCGATCAGCCCCCATCCTGGCATTTCCTCTTTCTTCCACAAAAAGAGTCTTGAGAGAAGCCTCCAGGCCTCAGCACCGACACTGAGCAGCACTGAAGCAGAAGTCGGACCTGGGAGTGTTAATAAAGAGGTGGAATTAGAAGACACTGTTGCTGTTTTGTCAGGCCTGCAGGAAAAAACTATCTCAGAGGTTACATTTCACCAGACACCATGTGAAGAGTTAAAGGATGAAGTGGACACTGGTCCAGAGGGAGATTCCCATCCTGCCAGTGTGGCCAGAGAGGACCTCTTAAACTGTGAACACTGTGGCCAGGACGTGTTGGTCTGGGAAATGCCTGAACACAATGATTATCACTTTGCCCTGGACCTCCAAAATTCACTCTCTTCTTCATCTGTGGGTTCAtcatctgtctctgcctcttcctccgcATCTCTGCTCAGGGTGGCTGCAGCCGGCACGACCCAGTCCGCCCGGGGCAAGACAAAAAACAGCGGCCAGTCAGGACCACAACCAAAAAGACCCCGCTCTCAGAGTGGAAGAACGACCACTCTGGATTCTTTTTTTAAGAAGAACTGA
- the polh gene encoding DNA polymerase eta isoform X2, which yields MWVDDAKKLCPDLQVARVRESHGKADLTHYRDASVEVIEVMSRFAVIERASIDEAYMDLTAAVQQRLKDMADKRIEPHLLRATYIQGYPQSSTDLEAAEEDSVLDKEELRSRGLQQWLESLPVLLTGAQSSAEVQLTVGAIIVEEMRAAVEKDTGFSCSAGISHNKVLAKLACGLNKPNRQTVLPLDSVTELFNTLPITKIRNLGGKLGASIKETLGIENMGDLTRFTQDQLGQHFGEKTGQWLYELCRGIDFEAVKPRQLPKSIGCSKNFQGKTSLATKEQVQYWLHQLALELEERLTKDREVNGRVFKQLTVGVRQLGDKKQSSFSRCCALVRYEATKISSDSFAIIKSLNTAGNHQATWAPALTLLHLSASKFSDAPSAGGMAGFLSSDVTSTQSLFSTTQSSTQPTSELKNNSTCKQPGTIQSFFQKVAEKQKLKVMKEEDEEEEEEDDGVSKGISPCSSSSHKTSGTGSQLVTDANSSVSSLSSHSKSDSISPHPGISSFFHKKSLERSLQASAPTLSSTEAEVGPGSVNKEVELEDTVAVLSGLQEKTISEVTFHQTPCEELKDEVDTGPEGDSHPASVAREDLLNCEHCGQDVLVWEMPEHNDYHFALDLQNSLSSSSVGSSSVSASSSASLLRVAAAGTTQSARGKTKNSGQSGPQPKRPRSQSGRTTTLDSFFKKN from the exons ATGTGGGTGGACGATGCAAAGAAACTGTGCCCAGACCTGCAGGTGGCACGAGTGCGTGAGTCTCACGGCAAGGCAGACCTGACGCA TTACAGGGACGCGAGTGTGGAGGTGATTGAGGTGATGTCTCGCTTTGCTGTGATTGAGAGAGCCAGCATCGATGAGGCCTACATGGATCTGACGGCTGCGGTCCAGCAGCGGCTGAAAGACATGGCCGACAAACGAATAGAGCCTCACCTGCTGAGGGCCACTTACATCCAAGGGTACCCACAAAGCTCAACTGACCTGGAAGCAGCTGAAGAAGATTCTGTGTTAGATAAAG AGGAGCTGAGGTCCAGAGGTCTCCAGCAGTGGCTGGAATCCTTACCTGTTCTCCTGACAGGGGCGCAGAGCTCTGCAGAAGTGCAGCTGACTGTGGGGGCGATCATTGTTGAGGAGATGAGAGCAGCCGTGGAGAAAGATACAGGATTCAGCTGTTCAGCAGGAATATCGCACAATAAG GTACTGGCTAAACTCGCCTGTGGACTGAACAAACCTAACAGACAAACTGTTCTGCCTTTGGACTCTGTAACAGAACTTTTCAACACTTTACCCATCACCAAGAT TCGTAACCTGGGGGGTAAGCTGGGAGCCTCCATTAAAGAAACTCTGGGAATAGAGAACATGGGAGATCTGACTCGCTTCACGCAGGACCAGCTGGGGCAGCACTTTGGAGAAAAAACAGG CCAGTGGTTGTATGAGTTGTGTCGGGGGATTGATTTCGAAGCAGTGAAACCCAGACAGCTTCCCAAGTCCATCGGCTGCAGTAAAAACTTCCAAGGGAAAACATCACTGGCCACGAAAGAGCAA GTACAGTACTGGCTTCATCAACTGGCTCTTGAGCTGGAGGAGCGGCTGACCAAGGACAGAGAAGTG AACGGGCGAGTGTTTAAGCAGCTGACAGTGGGTGTACGTCAGCTCGGGGATAAGAAGCAGAGCAGCTTCTCTCGCTGTTGTGCTTTAGTGCGCTACGAAGCAACCAAAATTTCTAGTGACAGCTTTGCCATAATCAAGAGcctgaacacagcaggaaaccaCCAGGCCACATG GGCTCCAGCTCTCACCCTGCTACACCTTTCTGCGAGCAAATTCAGTGATGCTCCATCAGCAGGGGGGATGGCTGGTTTCCTTTCCAGTGATGTCACCTCGACCCAGAGCCTCTTCTCCACCACTCAGTCCTCCACCCAGCCGACCTCGGAACTGAAGAATAACTCGACATGCAAACAACCCGGCACCATTCAGTCCTTCTTTCAAAAGGTGGCTGAGAAACAAAAACTGAAGGTGatgaaagaagaagatgaggaggaggaggaggaagatgatggagTCTCCAAAGGAATTTCCccatgttcctcctcctctcataaAACATCTGGAACTGGTAGTCAGTTGGTGACAGATGCCAATAGCTCAGTTTCGTCACTTTCATCTCACTCTAAAAGCGATTCGATCAGCCCCCATCCTGGCATTTCCTCTTTCTTCCACAAAAAGAGTCTTGAGAGAAGCCTCCAGGCCTCAGCACCGACACTGAGCAGCACTGAAGCAGAAGTCGGACCTGGGAGTGTTAATAAAGAGGTGGAATTAGAAGACACTGTTGCTGTTTTGTCAGGCCTGCAGGAAAAAACTATCTCAGAGGTTACATTTCACCAGACACCATGTGAAGAGTTAAAGGATGAAGTGGACACTGGTCCAGAGGGAGATTCCCATCCTGCCAGTGTGGCCAGAGAGGACCTCTTAAACTGTGAACACTGTGGCCAGGACGTGTTGGTCTGGGAAATGCCTGAACACAATGATTATCACTTTGCCCTGGACCTCCAAAATTCACTCTCTTCTTCATCTGTGGGTTCAtcatctgtctctgcctcttcctccgcATCTCTGCTCAGGGTGGCTGCAGCCGGCACGACCCAGTCCGCCCGGGGCAAGACAAAAAACAGCGGCCAGTCAGGACCACAACCAAAAAGACCCCGCTCTCAGAGTGGAAGAACGACCACTCTGGATTCTTTTTTTAAGAAGAACTGA